In Mercurialis annua linkage group LG5, ddMerAnnu1.2, whole genome shotgun sequence, a single genomic region encodes these proteins:
- the LOC126681353 gene encoding uncharacterized protein LOC126681353: MRTESIRKLAVLRAMASLSSGGGRGEASTSTSDNAIRQGSGRGRGQAVSRGRGRGRCQGRGRGRRPTIGRGIFIDDDGAATLNPGSALACPLFGPYGSAVTNPAFGQTTRTTTQSARQSLQRKEKGKAHVKIAHVQK, encoded by the exons ATGAGGACTGAATCAATAAGAAAATTGGCAGTGCTAAGAGCAATGGCTAGTCTATCAAGCGGCGGAGGACGTGGTGAAGCTAGTACTAGTACCTCTGACAATGCAATCAGGCAAGGAAGCGGTCGAGGACGTGGTCAAGCTGTTTCTAGAGGTCGAGGACGAGGTCGGTGCCAAGGTAGAGGGCGAGGTCGCAGACCAACCATTGGTCGTGGAATTTTCATCGATGATGATGGTGCAGCAACACTCAAT CCTGGATCAGCACTGGCATGCCCTTTGTTTGGACCTTATGGATCAGCAGTGACAAACCCTGCGTTTGGACAGACTACACGAACAACTACCCAGTCAGCTAGACAGAGTTTGCAGCGAAAGGAAAAAGGGAAAGCTCATGTGAAAATAGCACATGTGCAGAAGTAG
- the LOC126683385 gene encoding 65-kDa microtubule-associated protein 5, which produces MATIFSPVSPSRTTCGTLLVELQKIWDEIGEGDSERDKMLLHLEQECLDIYRKKVDITRKYKADLLQTLADVVAEISQLVSALGETVSFSRGKGTIKQQISAVKPALEDLRSKKQGRLKEFSEIQLQIARIYAEIAGTDDSINSNDPQVDENDLTVNKLGELKSHLKELQNEKSLRLQKVNSSISIIHDLSVVMSIDFSKTIEDVDRSLIDSENGQSKSISNDTLARLTSVIHSLKQEKQQRLQKLQGLGCRLTQLWDLMDTPPEEQRKWDHITLLISASADEDLRSGSLALEVIEQAEIEVERLNVYKTSKLKELVFKRQNELEEIYRGVHMDVDGDAARQTLTSLTESGNVDLSELLSSMDEQITKAKEHALSRKDILDKVEKWRCASEEEQWLDEYERDENRYNAGRGAHKNLKRAEKARILVGKVPSIVDNLTAKVKAWELENGVPFLYDKAPLLKTLQDYTDLRQEREEEKRRSREQKRQQEQVAAEQEALYGSRPKKPLGQNTSANTMAGTPNGRRGATPGRHVISSGKERRESRFYNASPVNYVALHKDDSASRGS; this is translated from the exons ATGGCAACGATATTCTCACCGGTCTCTCCTTCTCGCACTACTTGCGGCACTCTCCTCGTTGAATTGCAG AAAATATGGGATGAAATTGGGGAGGGTGATAGTGAGCGAGATAAAATGCTATTGCACCTTGAGCAAGAGTGTCTTGATATATACCGTAAAAAGGTGGACATCACTAGAAAGTACAAAGCTGATTTGCTTCAAACATTGGCTGACGTTGTGGCTGAAATTTCACAACTTGTTTCGGCTCTTGGGGAAACTGTCTCCTTTTCACGG GGAAAGGGCACTATAAAGCAGCAAATATCTGCAGTAAAACCTGCTCTAGAAGACTTAAGGTCGAAAAAACAAGGAAGATTGAAAGAATTTAGTGAAATACAGTTGCAGATTGCTCGAATTTATGCAGAAATAGCTGGCACAGATGATTCTATCAATTCTAATGATCCACAAGTTGATGAAAATGATTTGACGGTGAATAAGTTGGGGGAGCTTAAGTCGCACCTTAAGGAACTTCAAAACGAAAAG AGTTTGCGGTTACAAAAGGTTAACAGCAGCATTAGTATTATCCATGATCTGTCAGTTGTAATGTCAATTGATTTTTCTAAGACTATTGAAGATGTTGACCGTAGCTTGATTGATTCTGAAAATGGTCAGTCCAAGAGCATCAGCAATGACACACTTGCTAGATTAACAAGTGTGATACATTCGCTAAAGCAGGAGAAACAACAGAGGTTACAAAAG CTTCAAGGTCTTGGATGCAGACTAACACAGCTATGGGACCTAATGGACACTCCACCTGAGGAGCAAAGAAAATGGGACCATATTACTTTGCTAATTTCTGCCTCTGCAGATGAAGATTTAAGGTCGGGGTCTCTTGCTCTTGAAGTTATTGAGCAG GCTGAAATTGAAGTTGAAAGactgaatgtttacaaaaccAGCAAGTTGAAGGAGTTAGTTTTTAAGAGGCAAAATGAGCTGGAAGAAATCTACAGAGGAGTTCATATGGATGTAGATGGTGATGCAGCAAGGCAGACGCTCACTAGCCTTACAGAATCTG GTAATGTGGATCTATCTGAATTGCTTTCAAGCATGGATGAACAGATCACAAAAGCCAAAGAACACGCTTTAAGCCGGAAGGATATCTTGGACAAGGTAGAGAAGTGGAGATGTGCATCTGAGGAAGAACAATGGCTTGATGAATATGAAAGA GATGAGAATAGATATAATGCAGGGAGAGGAGCACACAAAAATCTTAAACGTGCAGAAAAAGCACGGATTCTGGTCGGCAAAGTACCAT CTATTGTTGATAATTTGACTGCGAAAGTGAAGGCATGGGAATTGGAGAATGGAGTCCCATTCTTGTATGACAAG GCTCCGCTTCTAAAAACTTTGCAAGATTATACTGATCTGAGACAGGAGAGAGAGGAAGAGAAGCGTCGATCCCGG GAACAGAAACGTCAGCAAGAACAAGTTGCAGCTGAACAAGAGGCACTGTATGGTTCAAGACCAAAGAAGCCTCTGGGGCAGAACACAAGTGCAAACACCATGGCCGGAACACCAAATGGGCGGCGTGGGGCTACACCAGGGCGGCATGTGATATCTTCCGGGAAGGAACGCAGAGAGAGCAGGTTTTATAATGCATCACCAGTAAACTATGTTGCTCTACATAAGGATGATTCAGCCTCTCGTGGTAGCTGA
- the LOC126682590 gene encoding nuclear poly(A) polymerase 1-like, protein MVSPGSNKQKQQHRFGITEPISFGGPTEYDVIKTREIEKLLQDAGLYETQEEAVRREEVLGRIDQIVKRWVKVVSRKKGLNEQLVQEANAKIFTFGSYRLGVHGPGADIDILCVGPRHATREEDFFGELHGMLSEMPEVTELHPVPDAYVPVMKFKFLDVSVDLLYARLSLSVIPEDLDISQDFVLHNTDEQTVRSLNGSRVTDHILRLLPNIQNFRTTLRCMKYWAKRRGVYSNVSGFLGGINWALLVARICQLFPNALPSMLVSRFFRVYTQWRWPNPVMLCAIEEGSLGVPVWDPRRNPKDKNHLMPIITPAYPSMNSSYNVSHSTLRIMSEEFQRGNDICEAMEASKADWDNLFEPVAFFEAYKNYLQIDIGAQNEDDLRKWKGWVESRLRQLVLRIERHTYNELQCHPYPGEFADKSRPLHCSYFMGLQRKQGAHANEGVPFDIRLTIEEFKYVVNMYTSWMPGMEIYVSHVKRRSIPSFVFPSGIRPSKETWDSRRSLAEKLAEGKGFSDGSGEGRKRKQTDENVGNLKKMCDSSMESSLPNTTSFTKPSNAPVISNSGAAAFTSLCPNVGLEELESVELAAPISIRIPSVAQRKPLIRLSFTSLGRANVRCS, encoded by the coding sequence atggtgagcCCTGGAAGTAACAAGCAGAAGCAACAGCACCGATTCGGCATTACAGAACCAATATCTTTTGGCGGCCCTACTGAGTACGATGTGATCAAGACGCGTGAGATCGAAAAGCTTCTGCAAGATGCCGGATTGTACGAGACTCAGGAGGAGGCTGTGAGAAGAGAGGAAGTGCTTGGCAGAATTGACCAGATTGTGAAGCGTTGGGTCAAAGTAGTCAGCCGCAAGAAAGGGTTAAATGAGCAGTTAGTGCAAGAAGCAAACGCCAAGATTTTCACCTTCGGTTCTTATCGATTAGGGGTGCATGGCCCCGGTGCAGATATCGACATTCTTTGCGTGGGGCCTAGACATGCGACGCGAGAAGAAGATTTTTTCGGTGAGCTACATGGAATGCTTTCTGAGATGCCTGAAGTCACAGAGTTGCATCCTGTTCCTGATGCGTATGTTCCAGTGATGAAATTCAAGTTTCTGGACGTTTCTGTGGATCTTCTTTATGCAAGATTGTCCCTTTCGGTGATTCCTGAAGATTTGGATATTTCGCAGGACTTTGTACTACACAACACGGATGAACAAACTGTTCGTAGTCTTAATGGTAGTAGAGTTACAGACCATATTTTACGATTGCTGCCTAATATTCAGAATTTCCGCACAACATTGCGATGCATGAAATATTGGGCAAAGCGACGCGGTGTTTATTCAAATGTGTCAGGGTTTCTAGGTGGTATAAACTGGGCGTTACTTGTCGCACGCATATGCCAGCTATTTCCCAATGCACTGCCCAGTATGCTAGTCTCCCGGTTTTTCAGGGTGTATACGCAGTGGCGTTGGCCGAATCCAGTCATGCTCTGTGCAATTGAAGAAGGATCTCTTGGTGTTCCAGTTTGGGATCCTAGAAGAAATCCAAAGGACAAGAATCATTTGATGCCTATCATCACTCCTGCTTATCCTTCCATGAATTCTAGCTACAATGTGTCGCACAGCACCTTGCGCATCATGTCAGAAGAGTTCCAAAGGGGGAATGATATATGTGAGGCTATGGAGGCAAGTAAGGCGGATTGGGATAATCTATTCGAGCCTGTCGCGTTCTTTGAAGCATACAAGAATTACCTGCAGATAGATATTGGTGCACAAAATGAAGATGATTTAAGAAAGTGGAAAGGCTGGGTTGAATCTCGTCTTCGTCAGCTTGTCTTAAGGATTGAGAGACACACATATAATGAGCTTCAATGCCATCCATACCCTGGCGAATTTGCAGACAAATCTAGGCCTCTACATTGTTCGTATTTTATGGGTTTGCAGCGTAAACAAGGAGCTCATGCAAATGAAGGGGTACCGTTTGATATCAGGCTAACTATTGAGGAATTTAAATATGTTGTCAATATGTATACCTCGTGGATGCCTGGAATGGAGATCTATGTAAGTCACGTAAAGCGACGAAGTATTCCTAGTTTTGTTTTTCCAAGTGGTATCCGTCCTTCAAAAGAAACTTGGGACAGCAGACGAAGTTTAGCAGAAAAACTAGCTGAAGGTAAAGGATTTTCAGATGGATCGGGTGAAGGAAGGAAGAGAAAGCAGACTGACGAAAATGTAGGAAATCTGAAGAAAATGTGTGACAGTTCAATGGAATCTTCACTGCCAAATACTACAAGTTTTACGAAACCATCAAATGCACCAGTGATCTCCAACAGTGGAGCTGCTGCATTCACTTCCTTATGTCCTAATGTTGGCTTGGAGGAGCTTGAGTCTGTTGAACTCGCGGCACCAATTTCTATTCGGATTCCATCTGTGGCTCAGCGAAAGCCACTTATCAGGTTGAGCTTCACCTCACTAGGTAGAGCCAATGTCAGATGCAGCTAG